In Thioalkalivibrio sp. XN279, a single window of DNA contains:
- a CDS encoding protein-L-isoaspartate O-methyltransferase: MVGQQLRAWDVLDERVLDVMDAVPRERFVPSEWRGLAYADAEIPLGAGKLLAPPKLQGRALQALLPQAEDNVLEIGTGTGYMTACLALLARSVTSVELHPALAAAARSNLAALDIRNAEVVEGDGLAMEFPPEFDVICLNGSLPVAEPRFAHLLRPGGRLFLVAGKPPVMEALRVTRHGENAWTTDKLFETCLPPLENARQPAEFVF, translated from the coding sequence ATGGTAGGCCAGCAGCTCCGTGCCTGGGACGTGCTCGACGAGCGCGTCCTCGACGTCATGGACGCCGTGCCGCGGGAGCGCTTCGTCCCGTCGGAATGGCGCGGGCTGGCTTACGCGGACGCCGAGATCCCGCTGGGCGCCGGCAAGCTGCTGGCACCGCCCAAGCTGCAGGGCCGCGCCCTCCAGGCGCTGCTGCCGCAGGCCGAGGACAACGTGCTCGAGATCGGCACCGGGACGGGCTATATGACCGCCTGCCTCGCGCTGCTGGCCCGCAGCGTCACCTCGGTCGAGCTGCACCCCGCCCTGGCGGCGGCCGCGCGCAGCAACCTGGCGGCCCTCGACATCCGGAATGCGGAAGTCGTCGAAGGCGACGGCCTGGCAATGGAATTCCCGCCCGAGTTCGATGTCATATGCCTGAACGGCTCGCTGCCGGTCGCCGAGCCGCGCTTCGCGCACCTGCTCAGGCCGGGCGGCCGGCTGTTCCTCGTCGCGGGCAAGCCGCCAGTGATGGAAGCGCTCCGGGTGACGCGCCATGGCGAGAACGCCTGGACGACCGACAAGTTGTTCGAGACCTGCCTGCCGCCACTGGAAAATGCGCGGCAGCCGGCGGAGTTCGTATTCTGA
- a CDS encoding rhodanese-like domain-containing protein, with the protein MIKEMSPVEFVARRDKGETPVLLDVREDWELGIARVEGAVHIPMGDIPARLGELEPEREVVVLCRSGGRSAQVARFLEQQGFSSVWNLAGGILAWAQQVDPSLTPY; encoded by the coding sequence ATGATCAAGGAAATGAGTCCGGTGGAATTCGTGGCGCGACGCGACAAGGGCGAGACGCCCGTGTTGCTGGACGTGCGCGAAGACTGGGAGCTGGGGATCGCCCGCGTCGAAGGCGCCGTGCACATCCCCATGGGGGACATTCCGGCCCGCCTGGGGGAGCTGGAGCCTGAGCGCGAGGTGGTGGTGCTGTGCCGCAGCGGCGGCCGCAGTGCCCAGGTGGCGCGCTTCCTCGAGCAGCAGGGCTTCTCCAGCGTGTGGAACCTCGCCGGGGGCATCCTCGCATGGGCCCAGCAGGTGGATCCCAGCCTGACGCCCTACTGA
- a CDS encoding TolC family outer membrane protein has translation MKLNSLYSLLAALALLASSQAGATSLFEAYRDALRSDPTLREAAANRSATLEAKPQARAALLPQIEATGSYQHSSSSGTQTFTQRLESGQVVTLSSGFRQEVEPLRNWQLRVTQTLFRWDQWVALRQADKELARAEAEFRAAEQDLMARVANRYFEILGARATLEAAEAAREAIGRQLEQAEKRFEVGLSAITDVQEAQASFDAATAGVIEAKRTYAVAREFLREITGVYYDDLADAGPDTPLVSPEPDDVDEWVQTALSRNLSLEAARIAADISRDNISLQRSGHYPALELFATRGNSRVTAERQDSPVVLPGDPDPGPQPFLPADSDSWQDAYGVQVRVPIYSGGAVSAGVREATYRHEASQQQLERVARQTERAARDAYLSVTSEISRVEALTQAVESAQTALRATEAGFEVGTRTTVDVLQSRRQLFEAQRDLANSRYTYLVNALLLKQAAGTLQEADIREIDGWLKPADQVPTPSQPAP, from the coding sequence ATGAAGCTCAACAGCCTGTATTCGTTGCTCGCGGCCCTGGCGCTGCTCGCCTCCTCCCAGGCCGGCGCCACCAGCCTGTTCGAAGCCTATCGCGACGCCCTGCGCAGCGACCCCACCCTGCGCGAGGCCGCCGCGAATCGTTCCGCCACGCTGGAAGCGAAGCCGCAGGCGCGCGCCGCCCTGCTGCCGCAGATCGAGGCCACCGGCAGTTACCAGCACTCGTCCAGCTCGGGCACGCAGACCTTCACCCAGCGGCTGGAATCGGGGCAGGTCGTGACGTTGTCTTCCGGCTTCCGCCAGGAAGTGGAGCCGCTGCGCAACTGGCAGCTGCGCGTCACCCAGACCCTGTTCCGCTGGGACCAGTGGGTCGCCTTGCGCCAGGCCGACAAGGAACTGGCGCGGGCCGAAGCCGAGTTCCGCGCCGCCGAGCAGGACCTCATGGCGCGTGTCGCCAACCGGTATTTCGAGATCCTCGGCGCACGCGCCACCCTGGAAGCGGCGGAAGCCGCGCGCGAGGCCATCGGCCGCCAGCTGGAGCAGGCCGAGAAACGTTTTGAGGTCGGCCTGTCCGCCATCACGGACGTGCAGGAAGCCCAGGCCAGCTTTGACGCCGCCACCGCCGGCGTCATCGAGGCGAAGCGGACCTACGCCGTCGCGCGCGAGTTCCTGCGCGAAATCACGGGCGTGTATTACGACGATCTCGCCGACGCAGGCCCCGACACGCCGCTGGTCTCGCCCGAGCCCGACGACGTCGATGAATGGGTGCAGACGGCGCTGTCGCGCAACCTGAGCCTGGAGGCTGCCCGCATCGCCGCGGACATCAGCCGCGACAATATTTCCCTGCAGCGCAGCGGCCACTATCCCGCGCTGGAGCTGTTCGCCACGCGGGGCAATTCGCGCGTCACGGCCGAGCGCCAGGACAGCCCCGTGGTCCTGCCCGGCGACCCGGATCCCGGCCCGCAGCCCTTCCTGCCGGCCGACAGCGATTCCTGGCAGGACGCCTACGGCGTCCAGGTGCGCGTGCCCATCTACTCTGGCGGCGCCGTCAGCGCCGGGGTGCGCGAAGCGACTTACCGTCATGAAGCCAGCCAGCAGCAGCTCGAGCGCGTGGCCCGCCAGACTGAGCGCGCCGCGCGCGACGCGTATCTCTCGGTGACCTCGGAAATCAGCCGCGTCGAGGCGCTGACCCAGGCCGTGGAATCCGCGCAGACCGCGCTGCGCGCCACCGAGGCCGGCTTCGAGGTCGGCACGCGCACCACGGTGGACGTCCTGCAGTCGCGGCGCCAGCTGTTCGAGGCCCAGCGCGACCTGGCCAACAGCCGCTATACCTACCTGGTCAACGCGCTGCTCCTGAAGCAGGCGGCGGGCACATTGCAGGAGGCGGACATCAGGGAAATCGATGGCTGGCTGAAGCCCGCCGACCAGGTGCCCACGCCCAGCCAGCCGGCGCCCTGA
- the waaA gene encoding lipid IV(A) 3-deoxy-D-manno-octulosonic acid transferase, whose protein sequence is MFRLYVFISYLAVPVVALILFWKGLGNRAYWRRFPERFGFGRPRLDRPSIWVHAVSVGEVVAASALVEALLRDYPGMPLVMTTATPTGAARVSELFGDRVLHSYAPYDSPGSVRRFFRRMQPRLVIVMETELWPNMFAECGAQRVPLVLANARISPRSVGRYRRFSSLFRAALAHGIVVAAQSEQDAERFRLIGANPANVVVAGNLKADVALPDALVAAGRAFRDEHAPSRPVWIAASTHEGEEKAALDAHAIVTARIPDALLLLVPRHPDRFGAVAEQVADRHAAFGRRTLGQGARDAEPVYLVDTLGELPMFYAAADVAFVGGSLVEVGGHNLLEPAALSLPVLAGPHNFNAEDIASILAESGGLEIVPDAQRLGAAVTALLLDTALRAERGARARRVFEQSSGALEKLRELLAPLLA, encoded by the coding sequence TTGTTCCGTCTCTACGTCTTCATCTCCTACCTTGCGGTCCCTGTCGTCGCCCTGATCCTGTTCTGGAAAGGGCTGGGCAACCGCGCCTACTGGCGACGCTTCCCGGAGCGGTTCGGCTTCGGGCGCCCGCGGCTCGACCGCCCCTCCATCTGGGTGCACGCGGTTTCCGTGGGTGAGGTTGTCGCGGCCTCTGCCCTGGTCGAGGCCTTGTTGCGCGACTACCCCGGCATGCCCCTGGTGATGACCACGGCGACGCCGACCGGCGCGGCGCGCGTCAGCGAGCTGTTCGGCGATCGCGTGCTGCACAGCTACGCCCCGTACGATTCCCCCGGTTCGGTGCGGCGGTTTTTCCGCCGCATGCAGCCGCGCCTGGTGATCGTGATGGAAACCGAACTCTGGCCCAACATGTTCGCGGAGTGCGGCGCGCAGCGCGTGCCGCTGGTGCTGGCGAATGCCCGCATCTCGCCGCGCTCGGTGGGACGCTACCGCCGCTTCAGCAGCCTGTTTCGCGCGGCGCTGGCGCACGGCATCGTAGTGGCGGCCCAGAGCGAGCAGGATGCCGAGCGCTTCCGGCTCATCGGCGCCAATCCGGCCAACGTGGTCGTGGCCGGCAACCTCAAGGCGGACGTGGCGCTCCCGGATGCCCTGGTTGCGGCAGGCCGCGCGTTCCGGGACGAGCATGCGCCGTCACGCCCGGTGTGGATCGCTGCGAGCACCCACGAGGGCGAGGAGAAGGCAGCGCTGGACGCCCATGCGATCGTCACCGCACGAATCCCGGACGCCTTGTTGTTGCTGGTGCCGCGCCACCCGGACAGGTTCGGCGCGGTCGCGGAGCAGGTTGCTGACCGGCACGCGGCATTCGGGCGCCGGACGCTCGGGCAGGGTGCACGCGACGCCGAGCCGGTCTACCTGGTCGACACGCTCGGCGAGCTGCCGATGTTCTACGCCGCCGCCGACGTGGCTTTCGTCGGTGGCAGCCTGGTGGAGGTGGGGGGGCACAACCTGCTCGAGCCGGCCGCCTTGAGCCTGCCGGTGCTGGCCGGTCCGCACAACTTCAATGCCGAGGACATCGCCTCGATCCTGGCGGAGTCCGGCGGGCTGGAGATCGTGCCCGATGCGCAGCGGCTCGGCGCGGCGGTCACAGCCCTGCTGCTGGATACCGCACTGCGCGCAGAGCGCGGCGCCCGCGCCCGGCGGGTCTTCGAGCAGAGCAGCGGCGCGCTGGAGAAGCTCCGCGAGTTGCTGGCGCCGCTGCTGGCGTAG
- the lpxL gene encoding LpxL/LpxP family Kdo(2)-lipid IV(A) lauroyl/palmitoleoyl acyltransferase, whose protein sequence is MSSTSTPLYRFLAPRYWPVWLALGAVRLLVALPYGAQRIAGRIIGRTALVFARQRRAIAARNLELAFPELDAAARRELLRRHFESLGMSIIETGMCWWASDARISRLVEVSGLEHAEAALAAGHGAIMLTGHFTTLDLGGRFLTRVAPVSAMYRPHRNPLFEEIMRRGRERSARQAFVKTDVRAMIRALRTNHLVWYAPDQAHKRGKYSAVVPFFGVPAPTNTATSAFARLGQAPVIPFFPVRLPGRGGYRLEILPPLKDFPGSDPDADALRINHLLEERIRLCPEQYLWVHRRFKPAGAAGEDHYGPLGRKRKRRASA, encoded by the coding sequence TTGAGCAGCACCTCCACGCCCCTGTACCGTTTCCTTGCCCCGCGCTACTGGCCGGTCTGGCTCGCGCTCGGCGCAGTGCGGTTGCTGGTCGCGCTGCCCTACGGCGCGCAACGGATCGCGGGGCGCATCATCGGTCGTACGGCGCTGGTGTTCGCGCGCCAGCGGCGGGCGATCGCCGCGCGCAACCTGGAGCTCGCCTTCCCCGAGCTCGACGCCGCCGCGCGCCGCGAGCTGTTGCGGCGGCACTTCGAGTCACTCGGCATGTCCATCATCGAGACCGGGATGTGCTGGTGGGCCAGCGACGCGCGCATCTCGCGCCTGGTCGAAGTGTCCGGCCTGGAGCATGCCGAGGCGGCGCTCGCTGCAGGCCACGGCGCGATCATGCTCACGGGCCACTTCACCACCCTCGACCTCGGTGGGCGGTTCCTCACTCGCGTGGCGCCGGTCAGCGCCATGTACCGGCCGCATCGTAATCCGCTGTTCGAAGAGATCATGCGCCGCGGGCGCGAGCGCTCCGCGCGCCAGGCCTTCGTCAAGACCGACGTGCGCGCCATGATCCGCGCGCTGCGCACCAACCACCTGGTCTGGTATGCGCCCGACCAGGCTCACAAGCGCGGCAAGTACAGCGCCGTGGTCCCGTTTTTCGGCGTGCCCGCGCCCACCAACACGGCGACCTCCGCCTTCGCCCGGCTGGGCCAGGCGCCGGTGATCCCTTTTTTTCCCGTGCGGCTGCCGGGGCGCGGTGGCTACCGCCTGGAAATTCTCCCGCCACTCAAGGACTTTCCGGGGTCAGACCCCGATGCGGATGCGCTGCGCATCAACCACCTGCTGGAGGAGCGCATCCGGCTGTGCCCCGAGCAGTACCTGTGGGTGCATCGGCGCTTCAAGCCAGCGGGCGCCGCGGGCGAGGACCACTACGGCCCGCTGGGCCGCAAGCGCAAGCGGCGCGCCTCGGCGTAA
- a CDS encoding 3-deoxy-D-manno-octulosonic acid kinase — translation MNAALAQGAGWGLLYDPALVAAPGPGFIASLRARAPAGLAERGRGEVVFVPAPGGEWAVRHYRRGGLFGRLVQDRYAWLGAERTRCYREWRMLAALAELGLPVPGPVAAAWRRAGPWYRADLVTQRIPSAVPLSSRLAQGEAVDWRELGATIWRFHAAGACHADLNAHNIMLDAAGAAWLLDFDRGRFRAPGAWREHNLARLERSLRKIARDATMPPFSSGGWGLLLAGYAEARRLRLRPSGP, via the coding sequence GTGAACGCCGCGCTCGCGCAGGGCGCCGGCTGGGGGCTGCTGTACGATCCGGCCCTGGTCGCGGCGCCCGGCCCGGGTTTCATCGCCTCCCTGCGTGCGCGCGCCCCGGCCGGGCTCGCCGAGCGCGGTCGCGGCGAAGTGGTGTTCGTGCCGGCCCCGGGCGGCGAGTGGGCCGTGCGGCACTACCGCCGCGGCGGCCTGTTCGGTCGCCTCGTGCAGGATCGCTATGCCTGGCTCGGTGCGGAGCGGACGCGCTGTTACCGCGAATGGCGCATGCTCGCGGCGCTCGCGGAACTCGGCCTGCCTGTGCCCGGGCCGGTCGCCGCGGCCTGGCGCCGCGCCGGGCCCTGGTACCGCGCGGATCTCGTCACGCAGCGCATTCCGTCCGCCGTACCCCTCTCGAGCCGGCTCGCGCAGGGCGAGGCGGTCGACTGGCGCGAGCTCGGCGCGACGATCTGGCGCTTCCATGCTGCCGGCGCCTGCCACGCGGACCTGAATGCGCACAACATCATGCTCGACGCAGCGGGTGCCGCCTGGTTGCTGGACTTTGATCGCGGTCGTTTCCGGGCGCCGGGCGCCTGGCGCGAGCACAACCTGGCGCGGCTCGAGCGCTCACTGCGCAAGATCGCGCGCGATGCGACGATGCCGCCCTTCAGTTCTGGGGGCTGGGGCCTGCTGCTGGCGGGTTACGCCGAGGCGCGCCGCTTGCGCTTGCGGCCCAGCGGGCCGTAG
- a CDS encoding zinc-finger domain-containing protein, translating to MAGEEPLDANTECLYRVTRSDLPLSCPTPAMKLWNSHPRVYLPIEATGSAKCPYCGAVFVLADAPGAPE from the coding sequence ATGGCCGGAGAAGAACCCCTCGACGCCAACACCGAGTGCCTCTACCGGGTCACGCGCAGCGACCTGCCGCTGTCGTGCCCGACGCCGGCGATGAAGTTGTGGAACTCGCACCCGCGCGTCTACCTGCCCATCGAGGCCACGGGCAGCGCGAAGTGCCCCTACTGCGGCGCCGTGTTCGTGCTGGCCGACGCGCCGGGCGCGCCCGAGTGA
- the glnE gene encoding bifunctional [glutamate--ammonia ligase]-adenylyl-L-tyrosine phosphorylase/[glutamate--ammonia-ligase] adenylyltransferase: MTSSAATDPVAAGLAALPEPLQRDLPERWRRFAAQWPDEAGDFAAVAALAEAAPRVWAASEFVVEHALRGGAQLHALATAAQQPWTPGTLLGAAGELLGGVADEAEAMTRLRAFRRGEMLRIAWRDLAGWAVLEETLGHLSELAEVCIRAADDWVHARLSARHGQPRGSDGVVQRLLVIAMGKLGGGELNFSSDIDLVFLYPEAGETDGERPLSNEQFFTRAGRELIRLLDEVTADGFVFRVDMRLRPFGESGPLAMSLTAFANYLQQHGRAWERYAYVKARAVTGHRAGMGLYRDVLRPFVFRRYLDFGLFEALRDMKQKIAAEVERRELRGNIKLGRGGIREIEFIVQCLQLLRGGADPRLRQQGLPAALARLEETGQLPAEAVQELRAAWRFLRLTENRLQAWQDRQTHDLPTDEVGRLRLAFAMGCEDWQAFRTRLDGHLARVDTWFRHQTAGVSADQGADGLAAAWRGDAGEKAALDGLAHAGYAAPERALEAMRSVADAGWYRRLDETARQRLGTLVPALARGACELEAPEEALERLLRVVSAIGGRSAYFALLNENPAALRRFITLCGGSEFLAGQVAVHPLLLDDLIDPRVMESPPGRDQLGVELEERLAGVEPEDLEGLMDALRNFQRAAVFRVAVADLTGRLPVMKVSDQLTWIAEVLLEACVRIARDDAERRHGRPLCGDDEDALSPCHMAVIGYGKLGGIELGYGSDLDLVFVHDAAGEIQRSEGPAVIETGMLFARMTRRIVHLLATPTGAGVLYEVDTRLRPSGKGGLLVTGLNAFESYQRERAWTWEHQALLRARAVAGDPGVRAAFAALRERVLVEAVRRENLRAEVAAMRERMRSELSSGTQALFDIKQDAGGVADIEFMVQYLVLQHAAERPALLRWSDNVRQLEDLRDAGLLDPADSALLHEAYLEFRQRLHRQALAGAPGVAPVAEVAALRDRVQALWQRIMEAPGPL, translated from the coding sequence ATGACATCATCCGCCGCGACCGATCCGGTGGCCGCCGGCCTGGCGGCCCTGCCCGAACCCCTGCAGCGTGACCTGCCTGAACGCTGGCGTCGCTTCGCCGCGCAATGGCCGGACGAGGCCGGCGATTTCGCCGCTGTGGCGGCGCTGGCGGAGGCGGCACCGCGGGTGTGGGCTGCCAGCGAGTTCGTCGTCGAGCATGCCCTGCGCGGCGGTGCGCAGTTGCATGCCCTGGCCACCGCGGCGCAGCAGCCGTGGACGCCGGGTACGTTGCTGGGCGCGGCGGGGGAGCTGCTGGGCGGCGTCGCGGACGAGGCCGAGGCGATGACGCGACTGCGCGCCTTCCGCCGCGGCGAGATGCTGCGCATCGCCTGGCGCGACCTGGCCGGGTGGGCTGTGCTGGAAGAAACCCTCGGGCACCTCAGCGAGCTGGCCGAGGTCTGCATCCGGGCCGCCGATGACTGGGTGCATGCACGCCTGAGCGCGCGGCACGGCCAGCCGCGCGGGTCGGACGGCGTGGTGCAACGCCTGCTGGTGATCGCCATGGGCAAGCTCGGCGGCGGCGAGCTCAATTTCTCCTCCGACATCGACCTGGTGTTTCTCTACCCGGAGGCCGGCGAGACCGACGGCGAGCGGCCGCTGAGCAACGAGCAGTTCTTCACCCGCGCCGGGCGCGAGCTGATCCGCCTGCTGGACGAAGTGACGGCCGACGGCTTCGTGTTCCGGGTCGACATGCGCCTGCGCCCCTTCGGCGAGAGCGGCCCGCTGGCCATGAGCCTGACCGCGTTCGCGAATTACCTGCAGCAACACGGTCGCGCCTGGGAGCGCTATGCCTATGTGAAGGCGCGCGCCGTGACCGGCCACCGCGCCGGCATGGGGCTCTACCGCGACGTGCTGCGGCCTTTCGTGTTCCGCCGCTACCTGGACTTCGGCCTGTTCGAGGCGCTGCGCGACATGAAGCAGAAGATCGCCGCGGAGGTGGAGCGGCGCGAGCTGCGCGGCAACATCAAGCTGGGGCGCGGGGGCATCCGCGAGATCGAGTTCATCGTCCAGTGCCTGCAGCTGTTGCGCGGCGGCGCCGATCCGCGCCTGCGGCAGCAGGGGCTGCCGGCCGCCCTGGCGCGGCTCGAGGAGACCGGCCAGCTGCCAGCGGAGGCGGTGCAGGAGTTGCGCGCCGCCTGGCGTTTCCTGCGCCTCACGGAGAACCGGCTCCAGGCCTGGCAGGATCGCCAGACCCACGACCTGCCGACCGACGAGGTCGGTCGACTGCGACTGGCTTTCGCCATGGGCTGCGAAGACTGGCAGGCGTTTCGCACCCGGCTGGACGGCCACCTGGCCCGGGTGGATACGTGGTTCCGGCACCAGACGGCGGGCGTGAGTGCGGACCAGGGCGCGGACGGGCTGGCCGCGGCCTGGCGCGGCGACGCCGGCGAGAAGGCTGCGCTGGATGGCCTGGCGCATGCCGGCTATGCGGCGCCGGAGCGCGCCCTGGAGGCCATGCGCAGCGTGGCGGATGCTGGCTGGTACCGGCGCCTGGACGAGACGGCACGGCAGCGCCTCGGCACCCTGGTGCCCGCGCTGGCGCGGGGCGCGTGTGAGCTCGAGGCGCCGGAGGAGGCGCTCGAGCGCCTGCTGCGCGTGGTCAGCGCGATCGGCGGGCGCAGTGCCTACTTCGCCCTGCTGAACGAGAACCCCGCTGCGCTGCGCCGCTTCATCACGCTGTGCGGCGGCAGCGAGTTCCTCGCCGGCCAGGTGGCGGTGCATCCGTTGCTGCTGGACGACCTCATCGACCCGCGGGTGATGGAGTCGCCGCCGGGACGGGACCAGCTCGGCGTGGAGCTCGAGGAGCGTCTCGCCGGGGTCGAGCCGGAGGATCTCGAGGGGCTGATGGACGCGCTGCGCAATTTCCAGCGTGCCGCCGTGTTCCGCGTGGCGGTGGCCGACCTGACGGGCCGCCTGCCGGTCATGAAGGTCAGCGACCAGCTCACCTGGATCGCGGAGGTGCTGCTGGAAGCATGCGTGCGCATCGCGCGCGACGACGCCGAACGGCGCCACGGCCGTCCGCTGTGCGGCGACGACGAGGACGCATTGTCGCCCTGTCACATGGCGGTCATCGGCTACGGCAAGCTGGGCGGGATCGAGCTCGGCTACGGTTCCGACCTCGACCTGGTGTTCGTGCACGACGCGGCGGGCGAGATCCAGCGCAGCGAGGGCCCGGCGGTCATCGAGACCGGCATGCTGTTCGCGCGCATGACGCGGCGCATCGTGCACCTGCTGGCGACGCCCACGGGGGCCGGCGTGCTTTACGAGGTGGACACGCGGCTGCGTCCGAGCGGGAAGGGCGGGCTGCTGGTGACCGGGCTCAACGCCTTCGAGTCCTACCAGCGCGAGCGCGCCTGGACCTGGGAGCACCAGGCACTGCTGCGCGCCAGGGCGGTGGCCGGGGACCCGGGTGTGCGCGCGGCCTTCGCGGCCTTGCGCGAGCGCGTCCTGGTCGAAGCAGTGCGGCGCGAAAACCTGCGCGCGGAAGTGGCCGCGATGCGCGAGCGCATGCGCAGCGAGCTGTCTTCCGGGACGCAGGCGCTGTTCGATATCAAGCAGGACGCGGGCGGCGTGGCCGATATCGAGTTCATGGTGCAGTACCTGGTGCTGCAACACGCTGCCGAGCGGCCGGCGCTGCTGCGCTGGAGCGATAACGTGCGCCAGCTCGAGGACCTGCGTGATGCCGGCCTGCTGGACCCCGCGGACAGTGCGCTGCTGCACGAGGCTTACCTGGAGTTCCGCCAGCGCCTGCATCGCCAGGCGCTGGCCGGCGCCCCCGGGGTGGCGCCGGTCGCGGAGGTGGCGGCACTGCGCGACCGGGTGCAGGCGCTGTGGCAGCGCATCATGGAGGCGCCCGGCCCGCTATAA